A stretch of Pelagicoccus enzymogenes DNA encodes these proteins:
- a CDS encoding ABC transporter ATP-binding protein, producing the protein MPNSYVIETRGLTKRYGAQTVLDGVDLALPAGAIGLLGPNGAGKSTFIKSLLQLEEKDSGSVRLLGKDIDTHGRETRRRIGYAPEQDCHIPGMVGCEYVTYCGELSGMPFEAARQRAHEMLDFVGMGQERYRKVDTYSTGMKQRIKIAQALVHDPDLVFLDEPTNGLDPKGQALILELIERIWKESGISVVLSSHLLHDVDRICDRIVIIAQGNVVAHDTLAALKGRRRPEAEVVVAESKESLMALFRKQGWSCSVLNNGNVKVVHGQSSLNPLLELMRAAGISPLEVKESPNALSELFLQALNKERVAV; encoded by the coding sequence ATGCCAAATTCCTACGTAATCGAGACTCGTGGCCTGACGAAACGCTATGGGGCTCAAACCGTGCTCGACGGAGTCGACCTCGCTTTGCCGGCGGGCGCAATTGGCTTGCTGGGACCGAACGGAGCCGGCAAGTCGACTTTCATCAAAAGTCTGCTGCAGCTGGAAGAGAAGGACAGCGGCAGCGTTCGCCTGCTGGGCAAGGACATCGACACCCACGGGCGCGAGACGCGGCGTCGCATCGGTTACGCTCCGGAGCAAGATTGCCACATCCCCGGAATGGTGGGTTGCGAATATGTGACCTACTGCGGGGAGTTGAGCGGGATGCCATTCGAGGCGGCTCGTCAAAGGGCGCATGAAATGCTGGATTTCGTGGGCATGGGCCAGGAGCGCTACCGGAAAGTGGATACGTATTCCACGGGCATGAAGCAGCGGATCAAGATCGCCCAGGCTTTGGTGCACGATCCGGATCTGGTCTTTCTTGACGAACCGACCAACGGCTTGGATCCCAAGGGGCAAGCTTTGATTCTGGAGTTGATCGAGCGCATCTGGAAGGAGTCGGGGATCAGCGTGGTGCTCTCTTCCCATCTGTTGCACGACGTTGACCGGATTTGCGATCGCATCGTGATTATCGCCCAGGGCAACGTCGTCGCCCACGATACTCTAGCTGCCCTCAAGGGGCGCCGCCGCCCGGAAGCGGAGGTGGTGGTGGCCGAATCCAAGGAATCTTTGATGGCGCTCTTTCGAAAACAGGGTTGGTCGTGCTCGGTTCTGAACAACGGCAACGTAAAGGTCGTGCACGGTCAGTCGTCCCTCAATCCATTGCTTGAGCTCATGAGAGCGGCGGGGATTTCGCCCTTGGAGGTTAAGGAAAGTCCGAACGCCCTTAGCGAGCTCTTCTTGCAGGCTCTCAATAAGGAGAGAGTCGCTGTATGA
- a CDS encoding ABC transporter permease: MRHAWTAQYRRWEGEGVGVWRRRLSISRYGLRLCLSGKIIKIFLVLAFAQTLLLGGVFFLFGQLVAPESALLGWLESIGGEQMVRVISGLSSWALLYPEICVDGVYRVMFYLLTFSGPFLSMIIVALFVHRLIANDLASNAIVIYNSKALTRWDYLIGKFLIVATILSVVWILPVVVSWLLGNFLSPDWSFFYHSFPSLLRGLVIGGVAVVSLSCLALLVSSLAKKTGAAVAYWILGWFSFGVVASVASIAHPALNYISPTQSIYALSAGVYRMLDLVTDAQDMLPFFGGFFNTMSDGNDPADLPIGNGEILLPLVSLAVYCVISVVVVSRRVKA, encoded by the coding sequence ATGAGGCATGCTTGGACTGCTCAGTATCGGCGTTGGGAAGGTGAGGGCGTTGGCGTGTGGCGGCGGCGGCTTTCCATCTCGCGCTACGGACTGCGACTTTGCCTATCGGGCAAGATCATAAAAATCTTCTTGGTCCTCGCCTTTGCCCAGACCCTGCTGCTTGGCGGCGTGTTTTTTCTCTTCGGCCAGCTTGTGGCGCCGGAGAGCGCCCTGCTCGGGTGGTTGGAAAGCATCGGAGGCGAGCAGATGGTACGGGTCATTAGCGGTCTAAGCTCATGGGCGCTCCTGTATCCGGAAATCTGCGTCGACGGCGTTTATCGGGTGATGTTCTACCTGCTGACGTTCAGCGGACCGTTCTTGTCCATGATCATCGTGGCGCTCTTCGTGCACCGGCTCATCGCCAACGATTTGGCGAGCAATGCGATTGTCATCTATAACAGCAAGGCATTGACGCGTTGGGACTACTTGATCGGGAAGTTCCTGATAGTGGCGACCATCCTGTCGGTGGTCTGGATCTTGCCGGTGGTGGTATCCTGGCTGTTGGGCAATTTTCTTTCTCCGGATTGGTCCTTTTTCTATCACTCGTTCCCGTCTCTGTTGCGGGGGCTCGTCATTGGAGGGGTTGCGGTGGTCTCGCTGAGTTGCCTCGCTTTGCTGGTCTCTTCGCTAGCGAAGAAGACAGGCGCTGCGGTGGCCTACTGGATTTTGGGCTGGTTTTCCTTTGGCGTGGTAGCGAGCGTGGCGAGCATCGCGCATCCAGCTCTCAACTACATCAGCCCCACGCAGTCGATCTACGCATTGTCGGCAGGTGTCTATCGAATGCTTGATCTCGTTACGGATGCGCAGGATATGCTACCTTTCTTTGGTGGGTTCTTCAATACGATGAGCGATGGAAACGATCCGGCGGATTTGCCGATCGGCAATGGGGAGATCTTGTTGCCGCTCGTATCGCTGGCCGTCTATTGCGTGATTTCGGTCGTGGTCGTTAGCAGGAGGGTGAAGGCGTGA
- a CDS encoding ABC transporter ATP-binding protein codes for MNAIVKAEELSCFYGIVLGLNNVSFEIPAGITGLVGPNGAGKSTLIKLITGQLAPSSGRLSVFGERPRNNPKLLGQLGYCPEREQLPKDLRPVAWLRALASVSGTPWRDTKAVAEKALIRSRLGKEHWKKRIGTYSKGMKQRVKLAQSIMHDPKLIVLDEPMNGLDPMGRAEFGEILRELNEQGTSIVVSSHILHELEFLCSGFVMLNWGRVLASGSQIDIRKTVVEWSDEISVRCSDPRLLAAHLQEQGLLRGFLADGQDLTIWVNEPESFLAHWPKLFSGCDCEIFEMRNKNQALSSIFERMTR; via the coding sequence ATGAATGCGATTGTGAAGGCGGAAGAGCTGAGCTGCTTCTATGGAATCGTGCTCGGACTGAACAATGTCAGCTTCGAAATACCGGCGGGGATCACGGGACTGGTAGGCCCCAACGGGGCGGGCAAAAGCACTTTGATCAAGTTGATCACCGGCCAGCTGGCGCCTTCGTCCGGGCGACTGAGTGTTTTCGGTGAGCGTCCGCGCAACAATCCCAAGTTGCTGGGGCAGCTTGGTTATTGCCCGGAGCGAGAGCAATTGCCCAAGGATCTGCGTCCGGTGGCATGGCTGCGCGCTTTGGCGTCGGTTTCCGGCACGCCGTGGCGAGATACGAAGGCGGTGGCCGAGAAAGCGTTGATCCGTTCCCGGCTTGGCAAGGAGCATTGGAAGAAGCGAATCGGCACCTACTCGAAAGGCATGAAGCAGCGGGTGAAGTTGGCTCAGTCGATCATGCACGACCCTAAGCTCATCGTATTGGACGAGCCCATGAACGGTTTAGACCCGATGGGAAGAGCCGAGTTTGGGGAGATTTTGCGGGAGCTGAACGAGCAGGGAACCAGTATCGTCGTCTCCAGCCACATCTTGCACGAGCTGGAGTTCCTCTGCAGCGGCTTTGTGATGCTGAATTGGGGACGGGTGCTAGCCTCGGGGAGTCAGATTGATATTCGCAAGACGGTCGTGGAGTGGTCGGATGAAATTTCGGTTCGCTGTTCCGATCCGCGACTCCTGGCGGCGCACCTGCAGGAGCAAGGCCTATTGCGAGGATTCTTGGCGGACGGCCAGGACCTGACGATTTGGGTCAACGAGCCAGAGTCTTTCCTTGCCCATTGGCCGAAGCTGTTCTCCGGCTGCGACTGCGAAATCTTTGAAATGAGAAACAAGAACCAGGCGCTTTCCAGCATATTTGAAAGGATGACACGATGA
- a CDS encoding RNA polymerase sigma factor, producing MTSNLVFSLPPQATVTGSVTNVDTAQAIPSGNGIDRAGFAALVDEHQDKLRNFLFRYTRNRQDAEDLTQDTFVKAFRNIHRYDSKYSFSTWLYTIARRTAYNHFRDSKPTEALEYDIVESSDTPDVEASREDEKSWVWQAADRLKPDFREALSLKYIDDLSIEEISKIMGKSQTNVKIILFRARNQLKKLRHIENPRKP from the coding sequence ATGACAAGTAATCTGGTATTTTCTCTTCCTCCTCAAGCGACCGTGACCGGCTCCGTGACAAACGTCGATACCGCACAAGCCATTCCTTCCGGGAATGGAATCGATCGCGCTGGATTTGCGGCGCTGGTGGATGAACATCAGGACAAGCTGAGAAACTTCCTTTTCCGCTACACTCGCAACCGGCAGGATGCGGAAGACTTGACCCAAGACACCTTCGTCAAGGCCTTCCGAAACATCCATCGCTACGACAGCAAGTACAGCTTTTCCACCTGGCTCTACACCATTGCGAGACGTACCGCCTACAACCACTTCCGGGACAGCAAGCCCACTGAAGCGCTTGAGTACGATATCGTCGAGTCTTCGGACACTCCGGACGTCGAAGCCTCCCGCGAAGACGAGAAAAGCTGGGTCTGGCAAGCTGCCGACCGCTTGAAGCCCGATTTTCGCGAGGCGCTCAGCCTGAAGTATATCGATGACCTCTCGATCGAGGAGATCTCGAAGATCATGGGGAAGTCGCAAACCAACGTTAAAATCATCCTTTTCCGAGCGCGCAACCAGCTCAAGAAGTTGCGCCATATCGAAAACCCGAGGAAACCCTAA
- a CDS encoding SDR family oxidoreductase, with protein sequence MATILVTGASRGIGLELACQHAEAGDSVIATCRDPDTANALNHLSQSFDNVEVEALDVVDPLTILSLASLISKRGDKVDILYSNAGMAVAEAFGEWTADAFSATLETNVVGCAMILQGFAKVMAQGGKIVNVSSKMGSFEFMGNLAGELTSYAVSKSALNMLVRQSAPSLKSQGVLSVALSPGWVKTDMGGQEADLTVTESVEAIRKTVSELSLEDAGKFIDYTGEEIPW encoded by the coding sequence ATGGCTACGATTCTTGTTACGGGCGCCAGTCGAGGGATTGGCTTGGAGTTAGCATGCCAGCACGCGGAAGCGGGCGATTCCGTCATCGCGACCTGCCGGGATCCGGATACCGCGAACGCCTTGAATCACCTGAGCCAGAGTTTCGACAATGTGGAAGTGGAGGCTTTGGACGTTGTGGATCCATTGACGATCTTGTCGCTGGCGAGCCTGATCTCCAAACGTGGCGACAAGGTAGACATCCTTTACAGCAACGCTGGAATGGCGGTAGCTGAAGCCTTTGGAGAATGGACCGCTGACGCTTTTTCCGCTACGCTGGAGACCAACGTGGTCGGTTGCGCCATGATCCTTCAAGGCTTTGCCAAGGTCATGGCGCAGGGAGGAAAAATCGTCAATGTATCCTCCAAAATGGGCTCCTTCGAATTTATGGGCAACCTTGCGGGCGAGTTGACCAGCTATGCAGTCAGCAAGTCCGCTCTCAATATGCTCGTGAGGCAATCCGCTCCGTCGCTCAAATCCCAGGGGGTGCTGTCCGTTGCCTTGAGTCCAGGTTGGGTCAAGACGGACATGGGAGGGCAAGAGGCGGACCTTACGGTTACGGAATCAGTCGAGGCGATCAGGAAAACGGTCTCCGAACTGAGCTTGGAGGACGCGGGCAAGTTTATCGATTACACAGGAGAAGAGATTCCTTGGTAG
- a CDS encoding ExbD/TolR family protein encodes MAVQLQPKSNSRNVAGVSMAPMIDMVFLLLVFFMTASAMSQAGSKRELELPDSPQAKVAQDFSGRIIVSIDEFGQAYLGNQAVEMLELSEALSTFSEETSKPKLTIRASKETPFSAIKATMRIAAAAGISDYLYATYQVGGN; translated from the coding sequence ATGGCAGTCCAACTACAGCCTAAATCGAACTCCCGAAACGTTGCGGGTGTCTCCATGGCGCCCATGATAGATATGGTTTTCTTGCTGCTGGTCTTTTTCATGACCGCGAGCGCCATGTCGCAAGCAGGAAGCAAACGAGAGTTGGAGTTGCCGGATTCTCCTCAAGCGAAGGTCGCTCAGGACTTTTCCGGACGGATTATCGTCAGTATCGACGAGTTCGGACAGGCCTACTTGGGAAACCAAGCAGTGGAGATGCTTGAGCTTTCTGAGGCGTTGTCCACTTTTAGTGAAGAAACCAGCAAGCCTAAGTTAACGATTCGAGCCTCCAAGGAAACGCCCTTTTCAGCAATCAAGGCAACGATGAGGATCGCGGCAGCGGCCGGAATCAGCGACTATTTGTATGCGACCTATCAAGTGGGAGGCAACTGA
- a CDS encoding ExbD/TolR family protein, which produces MAVSVKRGAPRTEASELPIAPMIDVVFLLLVYFMVSSSIQKQEADIGFSLPAVVKTSEPVSFPDEQVIEIDAEGRAWVNGYAYDDPEEASYLKLAQMLSRYREGAQASQSSARVTIAPSDSTPHQMVVRVMDACQLAGLESVSFAVE; this is translated from the coding sequence ATGGCGGTAAGCGTTAAGAGAGGGGCGCCGAGGACGGAAGCGAGCGAATTGCCGATCGCGCCGATGATCGATGTGGTGTTCCTCTTGCTCGTCTATTTTATGGTGAGCTCTAGCATCCAGAAGCAAGAGGCAGATATCGGCTTTTCGTTGCCTGCCGTTGTGAAAACAAGCGAACCCGTGTCCTTTCCGGATGAGCAGGTCATCGAGATCGACGCGGAGGGAAGGGCGTGGGTGAACGGCTATGCCTACGACGATCCAGAGGAAGCGAGCTATCTTAAGTTGGCCCAGATGCTTTCCCGCTATCGAGAAGGCGCGCAGGCTTCGCAAAGCTCCGCTCGCGTGACGATCGCTCCCTCGGATTCGACTCCGCACCAAATGGTCGTGCGGGTTATGGACGCCTGCCAATTGGCGGGGCTGGAGTCGGTCAGCTTCGCGGTCGAGTAG
- the argH gene encoding argininosuccinate lyase: protein MAKKAQATWGGRFSKGPAELMLAFGESVSFDKRLAPYDIEVNKAHTAMLQHIGLLTKKELREIHKGLDVLSKQIAKGEIEWKAEFEDVHMNIEQALTKITPAAAKMHTARSRNDQVATDVRLFFKDACSQLIAKLETLLKAILEVAEKNQDVFIPGYTHLQRAQPVSVAHHLLAYVEMFGRDIKRFQDVAENANWCPLGSGAIAGTTLPIDREFTAKALGFVNARGKAQVTRNSMDSVADRDLFLDFAHACSVTATHISRVAEDVIIWNSSEFGYVELPDAFCTGSSLMPQKKNPDSLEILRGKSGRIVGNQQSLFVMVKGLPLTYNRDLQEDKPQVFDSFDQLSISLDVLSGTLEGMAFRPKKCAAAVSDPALLATDLADYLVLRGVAFRDAHHVVGGLVALAEKLDCPLHEVPDEKAKALHPKIGDDWVEVFDLQRAMKAREGTGMPGPKQIRKQLASWKKQLG from the coding sequence ATGGCGAAAAAAGCTCAAGCGACTTGGGGTGGACGTTTTTCGAAAGGGCCAGCGGAACTGATGCTGGCCTTCGGCGAATCTGTGTCTTTCGACAAACGTCTGGCTCCCTACGATATCGAAGTAAACAAGGCGCACACCGCCATGCTTCAGCACATCGGTTTGCTCACCAAGAAGGAGTTGCGAGAAATCCACAAGGGATTGGATGTGCTCAGCAAGCAGATCGCCAAGGGCGAGATCGAGTGGAAAGCGGAGTTTGAAGATGTTCACATGAACATCGAGCAAGCCCTGACCAAGATCACCCCAGCGGCCGCTAAGATGCATACGGCCCGCAGCCGCAACGATCAGGTCGCTACTGATGTGCGTCTCTTTTTCAAGGACGCCTGCTCCCAATTGATCGCCAAGCTCGAAACCTTGCTGAAGGCGATCTTGGAAGTCGCAGAGAAAAACCAGGATGTATTTATTCCTGGATACACGCACTTGCAGCGTGCCCAACCGGTATCAGTCGCTCATCACTTGCTCGCCTACGTCGAAATGTTCGGTCGCGATATCAAGCGTTTCCAGGACGTAGCGGAGAACGCAAACTGGTGCCCGCTCGGTTCAGGCGCGATCGCGGGCACGACGCTGCCCATCGACCGCGAGTTTACGGCCAAGGCTCTCGGCTTCGTTAACGCACGCGGCAAAGCTCAAGTAACCCGCAATTCGATGGATTCGGTAGCCGATCGGGATCTCTTCCTGGACTTCGCGCACGCTTGCTCGGTCACCGCTACCCACATCTCTCGCGTCGCGGAGGACGTCATCATTTGGAACTCTTCGGAATTTGGATACGTCGAGCTGCCGGACGCCTTCTGCACTGGTTCCAGCTTGATGCCGCAAAAGAAGAATCCGGACTCGCTGGAAATCTTGCGCGGCAAGTCGGGTCGCATCGTTGGCAATCAGCAGTCTCTCTTCGTTATGGTGAAGGGACTGCCGCTTACTTACAATCGGGATCTGCAGGAGGATAAACCGCAAGTGTTTGACAGCTTCGATCAGCTTTCGATTAGTCTCGACGTACTTTCCGGCACCTTGGAAGGAATGGCCTTCCGTCCGAAAAAGTGCGCAGCTGCGGTTTCTGACCCTGCCTTGTTGGCCACGGACCTAGCAGACTATCTGGTCTTGCGCGGAGTGGCTTTCCGAGATGCTCACCACGTCGTCGGCGGCCTTGTCGCTCTCGCGGAAAAGCTCGATTGCCCATTGCACGAAGTGCCGGATGAAAAAGCCAAGGCATTGCATCCAAAAATTGGAGACGATTGGGTTGAGGTTTTCGACCTGCAACGAGCGATGAAGGCTCGCGAAGGAACGGGAATGCCAGGGCCCAAGCAGATTCGCAAGCAGCTCGCCAGCTGGAAGAAGCAGCTCGGGTAG
- the mutL gene encoding DNA mismatch repair endonuclease MutL → MAKVRLLEDHVANQIAAGEVIERPASVVKELVENSIDAGATRIEVEFRNGGTSLMRIEDNGGGMSHDDALLALERHATSKIQKVKDLDGLTTMGFRGEALPSIASVSRFQLQTREEGAEGGTEVLIDGGKMIHVRDCGMPQGTRMTISKLFNTVPARRKFLKSKTTESAHIVQCVRLYALAHPEIGFSLLDDGRSLFQSPANSSLKSRIAEVFGKQIANNLIEVDASEDGLRMRGFIGKPSLSRSSRHEMLFFVNNRPVENKTLSYALVESYYGHIPKGRYPVAFLFLDLDPQRVDVNVHPAKREIRFREEAKTRGFAVRTLLEALRGESESLQAIKPVEVRLPKSVESEPRVSAAPVAKSVPAKASSAHRPQRRLVQAEERESSSSSAKSEESGGASPVEPAISPKKAPDPQVASVSVVPEPKPESARTESPEAAPRKEEEKAKNWSYLGWAQGEFATFDTGAGVVLLNVRAAQQRILYERMLKDFAAKAVRCQKLLLAQPVELDPLSSAVLVESLEFFERLGFEIAPFGRNFFRIEGTPTWLEDADAEEFVKETIALLRQGNVAEDKEGVAVEMIAKRAVAKLRRPKEEPSSSEIDSLLEKLFSCDKPLTDPEGRPSLIEISSGEIDKRFQRRNRRKHDELF, encoded by the coding sequence ATGGCAAAGGTTCGTCTGCTAGAAGACCACGTCGCCAACCAGATCGCGGCTGGCGAGGTGATCGAACGTCCGGCGTCGGTCGTCAAGGAGCTCGTCGAGAACAGCATCGACGCGGGGGCTACTCGCATCGAAGTGGAGTTTCGCAACGGAGGAACGAGCCTCATGCGCATCGAGGACAACGGAGGGGGCATGAGCCACGACGATGCCTTGCTAGCCTTGGAGCGTCACGCGACCAGCAAAATCCAAAAGGTGAAGGACCTAGATGGCCTCACCACCATGGGCTTTCGAGGCGAAGCGTTGCCGTCGATCGCATCCGTATCCAGGTTTCAACTTCAGACAAGGGAAGAAGGAGCCGAAGGGGGCACGGAAGTATTGATCGACGGCGGTAAGATGATCCACGTTCGAGATTGCGGGATGCCTCAGGGGACGCGCATGACGATCAGCAAGCTGTTCAATACGGTTCCCGCTCGCCGCAAATTTCTCAAAAGCAAGACCACGGAATCGGCCCATATCGTCCAATGTGTCCGCTTGTACGCTCTGGCGCATCCAGAGATTGGATTCAGCTTGCTGGACGATGGACGATCGCTTTTCCAGTCGCCGGCGAACTCTTCGCTCAAGAGCCGTATCGCGGAGGTTTTCGGGAAGCAGATCGCCAACAACTTGATCGAGGTGGACGCTTCGGAGGACGGACTGCGCATGCGCGGCTTTATCGGCAAGCCCAGCTTGTCGCGCTCAAGCCGCCACGAGATGCTGTTTTTCGTCAACAACCGCCCGGTGGAGAACAAGACCTTGAGTTACGCTTTGGTCGAATCCTACTACGGGCACATTCCCAAGGGACGTTATCCGGTCGCCTTCCTTTTCCTCGACCTCGATCCGCAACGAGTGGATGTGAATGTGCACCCGGCAAAGCGGGAAATTCGCTTTCGGGAAGAGGCGAAAACGAGGGGCTTCGCGGTGAGGACGCTTTTGGAGGCGCTTCGCGGCGAGTCCGAATCGTTGCAGGCGATCAAGCCGGTAGAAGTGCGTTTGCCCAAGAGTGTTGAATCGGAGCCGCGGGTTTCGGCGGCCCCTGTCGCGAAGAGCGTCCCGGCCAAGGCTTCGTCAGCCCATCGTCCTCAGCGACGATTGGTGCAAGCGGAAGAGCGGGAATCTTCTTCCTCGTCCGCAAAGTCTGAAGAGAGCGGGGGAGCGTCTCCTGTTGAACCTGCAATTTCGCCGAAAAAGGCTCCGGATCCCCAAGTCGCGAGCGTTTCAGTTGTTCCGGAGCCCAAGCCGGAGAGCGCCCGCACGGAGTCGCCTGAAGCCGCGCCGCGTAAGGAGGAGGAAAAGGCCAAGAACTGGAGCTACCTGGGCTGGGCCCAAGGCGAATTCGCTACTTTCGATACGGGGGCTGGCGTGGTTTTGCTCAACGTCAGGGCAGCCCAACAGAGAATTCTCTATGAGCGGATGCTCAAGGATTTCGCGGCCAAGGCGGTTCGTTGCCAAAAACTGCTTTTGGCACAGCCGGTGGAGCTCGATCCGCTGAGTTCGGCGGTCTTGGTGGAGAGCTTGGAATTTTTCGAGCGGCTCGGTTTCGAGATCGCGCCTTTTGGCCGCAATTTTTTCCGCATCGAAGGTACGCCCACTTGGCTGGAGGACGCGGATGCCGAAGAGTTTGTCAAGGAAACCATCGCTCTCCTGCGGCAAGGCAACGTCGCCGAAGATAAGGAAGGGGTAGCGGTGGAGATGATCGCCAAACGGGCCGTGGCCAAGCTGCGACGTCCAAAGGAGGAGCCGAGCTCCTCGGAGATAGATTCCCTGCTGGAGAAGCTTTTCAGTTGCGACAAGCCGCTAACGGATCCTGAAGGCCGTCCGTCCTTGATCGAAATTTCCAGTGGCGAGATCGACAAGCGCTTTCAGCGAAGAAATCGCCGAAAGCATGACGAGCTGTTCTAG